The DNA region GGCTCCCAGGCCCCAGCGCGAGAAGAAGCGGTGTCTCACGGAAGTGCCCGAAAGCAGGGCGAAGCCCACATTGTTGCTGATCGAATAGGCAACCAGCGAGGCCAGCATCACGCGCCAGCGGCGCACGCGCAGACCCAGCCAGCGGGTGCCCAGCAGGTCATTGCCGGACAGCACGAGGTAATTGAGGGCCGTCAGCAGCAGGGCGAGCCAGAGGGCACGGGCTGGGATCCGGGTGAGTGCGGTGTGCAGATCGCGGTAGTGCAAACCCTGCAGTGTGCGATGGAGGACGCCGGCGGCAAGCAGGAAGAGCAAGAGGGCCAGAAGGGGTGGACCGGCACTCCGCAGAATCGCCATGAAGGCCATCAGCGGTCCTGGTGTCGCCCGCCGGGGCTCGGACTGGTCCTGATTCACGCCTGCCCTCTCCTGCTTGTGCGTCACGCGGTACTCGACCGGATCGGTTCTGGTTACGCAGAGTCCGCTAGGTCGCAGTGCCCGGCCCCGGTTCCCTGCACCAAGTGAGCAATGGCACGCGCCGCATGCAAGTCCACCCTGGACCACGCGCGGTTTCCTGCCCGGCTCATGTCCTTCGCAATCCGGGCACATCCACGTTATATTCCGTCCCGCTGCCCAGCGAGGACTTGCCGGGCAGGCACCGGTTCACGCTTGCACGCCTGACCGCCGCGAGGCGGACACCCACAGCCGATCCAATACACAACGCGGATGCCCCGGGCCTGAGGTCAGGCAGCGTCGGGGACCATCCTGTCAATGGAAGGAGACCTTGATGGAAGGAACAACCGGCCCGAACGGTCCGTCGCCATCCGTGACGCTTCAGCTCGAATCCCTGCTGAGCATGCAGCGCGAAGGCAGGTATGAGGATGTGCAGAATCGCTGCAAGGCACTCTACGAGTCCGAGAAGCACCAGATGGACAACGCCGCCGCGATCCTGAAGTGCTGGGCCAATGTGCTGGTCTGCCTGGGCACCTACGACGTGGCCATCGGGCACTTCAAGCAAGCGTCCGAGCTGTTCGCCAACCGCGGCAACAACCAGGAATCCTGGTACTGCGCCGACGCCGCCCGCACCGTCCAGGAGCGCGAAAGCCTGCCGGTTGAGTTCGTGGAGTTCGTGCGCACGACCAGTGGTGGCACCCTGGACTACCCGCGCAATTTTCCTCAGTAGAATCCGGGGCAACCCGGCCGTTCGTGACCGCGTCCCTCAGGCCCCGTGCATCGTTTCCAGAATCCGGGACAGACTGCCCGACACCTTGCGGGCCACGTTTTCCAGCGTGGCATTCTGGACGAACCGGCTCATCATCAGCGGTTCCATGGCGGCCACGACACAATGATCCTCTTCCTGCCAGATCACCACGTTGCAGGGCAGCAGCACTCCGATCAGAGGTTCCACCTCCAGCACCTGGTGGGCCAGCGAGGGGTTGCAGGCACCCAGAATCAGGTATGGGGCGTGATCCAGATCCAGCTTCTTCTTCAGGGTCGCCTGCACATCGATCTCGGTGATCACACCGAAGCCCTCCTCCTGAAGCAGCTCGGTGACACGGGCAACGGCCTGCTCGAAAGGCAGCCGCGTGGTACTGCGCATGGCGAAGGGCGGAGTGGAATGGGACATCGGGGCCTCCGGAGAATGGACGATTCGGCTTGCATTTTACATAACCGAACAGTAATGTAGTGCCGGTCAGGGGCAAGCACAAGCCGATTTTCTCCGGACTTTGCTGGCCACCGCAATGCTGCAAGGACACCCGATGAGCAATTCAACCCCAGCCGATTCCGCGGATTTCTACGAGAAGATCTCGGTGGTGCTCAAAGCCATGTCCGATCCTTTGAGGCTCAAGCTGCTGCACTGCCTGAAACAGGGCGAGTGCTGTGTGTCCGATCTTGTCGACCAGGCCGGAGGCTGCAGTCAGGCCAACGTGAGCAAGCATCTTGCGGTACTGCGCACGGCGGGTCTGGTCAAGGTGCGTCGCGAGGGACTGAACAGTTACTATTCGATTCGCGACCCGATCGTGTTCCAGATCTGCGATGCGGTCTGTGATTGCCTGCGCCGCCAGGTGGACAAGGATTCGGCCATGCTGGGAGCCATTCAGGGCCTGGCTGGTTGAGAGGACTGGTTGAAGACCGGTCCGGTCTTCGACGGAAGAATCCCCCGGGCGGGTGCCGCCTGAGAGTGCAAGCCGATGTGATGTGATGAGTCCTGCGGCTCCCTTTCCGGATGGAGGGGAGCCATTTTCTTGGAGACCCGATGATCGATCTGCAGATCGCCACGTTCAATGCCGACAAACTGCGCGAGTTCAGCAACCTGCTGGAACCGGCGGGTTACCGTGTCCTGGGGGCCTCAGCCCTGCATGGATACAACGCCCCCGAAGAGACCGGCGCCACCCTGGCGGAAAACGCTCTGATCAAGGCGCGTGCCCTGCATCTCCGGACGGGGCAGATTGCCATTGCCGACGACACGGGCCT from Candidatus Delongbacteria bacterium includes:
- a CDS encoding DUF302 domain-containing protein, giving the protein MRSTTRLPFEQAVARVTELLQEEGFGVITEIDVQATLKKKLDLDHAPYLILGACNPSLAHQVLEVEPLIGVLLPCNVVIWQEEDHCVVAAMEPLMMSRFVQNATLENVARKVSGSLSRILETMHGA
- a CDS encoding helix-turn-helix transcriptional regulator, encoding MSNSTPADSADFYEKISVVLKAMSDPLRLKLLHCLKQGECCVSDLVDQAGGCSQANVSKHLAVLRTAGLVKVRREGLNSYYSIRDPIVFQICDAVCDCLRRQVDKDSAMLGAIQGLAG